A genomic window from Flavobacteriales bacterium includes:
- a CDS encoding metallophosphoesterase family protein, with the protein MKIGLLSDTHSVLHPKVFEHFKNCDEIWHAGDIGTVEVIDELAAFKPLKAVYGNIDNHKIRAICPKDLRFECEGVKVWITHIGGYPYRYTKNIREELDKNSPDLFICGHSHILKVMYDKNREILHMNPGAAGNYGIHKVITMLRFDIEKGEVKNLEVIEFNRH; encoded by the coding sequence ATGAAAATTGGCCTCCTCTCCGACACACATTCTGTCTTACACCCCAAAGTATTTGAACACTTTAAAAACTGCGATGAAATTTGGCATGCTGGAGATATTGGAACAGTAGAAGTCATTGACGAATTGGCGGCTTTCAAACCATTGAAGGCAGTATATGGCAACATAGATAACCATAAGATTAGAGCTATTTGTCCTAAAGATTTGCGTTTTGAATGCGAAGGCGTTAAAGTATGGATAACACATATAGGTGGATATCCCTACCGTTACACTAAAAACATAAGGGAAGAATTAGACAAAAATAGTCCTGATTTATTCATTTGTGGACACTCTCATATATTAAAAGTCATGTATGACAAGAACAGAGAGATATTACATATGAATCCCGGTGCAGCAGGAAATTACGGCATTCATAAAGTCATAACAATGCTAAGATTCGATATAGAAAAAGGTGAAGTAAAAAACCTAGAGGTTATTGAATTTAATAGACACTAA
- a CDS encoding tetratricopeptide repeat protein — protein sequence MKKFKLTFILTLFSLIGLSNTHTDSLFAVANEQYHSEKYIEAIDNYQAIIDSNFASYELYFNLANSYYQFGKIPLSIYYYEKALQLRKDEDAINNLSLAQNRITLIEPIPQLFYISWWNNLTIQLSQKMWAVLLISSVWLTSVLLLLFIKNRRKWMFNGLLSSIILSFLLATLMYNANIHENKKYGIVLKESKLFDDNTNYQSSGSVDRGNKVRIIDNSTEMLQVSLLDGQKGWVEKNRVKALD from the coding sequence ATGAAAAAGTTTAAACTTACATTTATATTGACACTTTTCTCATTAATAGGGCTTTCTAACACCCATACAGACAGTCTGTTTGCTGTTGCTAATGAACAATATCATTCTGAAAAATATATTGAAGCAATTGATAATTACCAAGCCATTATAGATTCAAATTTTGCCTCTTATGAGCTATACTTTAATCTTGCCAATAGTTATTATCAGTTTGGCAAGATCCCATTGAGCATTTACTATTACGAGAAAGCGCTTCAATTACGAAAAGATGAAGATGCTATAAATAATTTATCACTAGCGCAAAACAGAATAACCTTAATTGAACCCATACCACAACTCTTTTATATTAGCTGGTGGAATAATTTAACAATACAGTTATCACAAAAAATGTGGGCTGTATTACTTATATCAAGCGTATGGCTTACATCTGTACTATTATTACTATTTATTAAAAATAGAAGAAAATGGATGTTTAATGGTTTACTTTCATCCATCATACTTTCTTTTTTATTGGCTACCTTGATGTATAATGCCAACATTCATGAAAATAAAAAATACGGTATAGTACTTAAAGAGTCAAAACTATTTGATGATAACACTAACTATCAGTCTAGCGGCAGTGTAGACAGAGGTAATAAAGTGAGGATAATAGATAACAGCACAGAGATGTTACAAGTAAGCCTTCTAGATGGTCAAAAAGGATGGGTAGAAAAAAATCGCGTGAAAGCTTTAGACTAG
- a CDS encoding MoxR family ATPase, with protein MDTTSNVDIKELNDKINKESAFIDMLMMEMNKVIIGQKHMTERLLIGLLSNGHILLEGVPGLAKTLAINTLATTIDAKFSRIQFTPDLLPADVLGTQIYSPKNETFSVKKGPIFANFILADEINRAPAKVQSALLEAMQERQITIGDNTFKLDEPFLVLATQNPVEQEGTYPLPEAQVDRFMLKVVIDYPTKDEEKLIIRNNLAKSFPKANQILNPKHILSARELVKEVYMDEKIEQYIVDIVFATRYAEKFGLEKFQDLISFGASPRASISLASAAKAFAFIQRRGYVIPEDIRSICHDVLRHRIGLSYEAEAENISSEDIITEILNTVEIP; from the coding sequence ATGGATACAACTTCGAATGTCGATATCAAAGAATTAAACGATAAAATCAACAAAGAAAGCGCCTTCATCGATATGTTGATGATGGAAATGAATAAAGTTATTATTGGTCAAAAGCACATGACCGAACGACTTTTAATAGGACTTCTTTCAAACGGCCATATACTTCTCGAAGGGGTTCCGGGATTAGCAAAGACTTTGGCTATAAATACATTAGCCACAACGATTGATGCTAAATTTAGCAGAATACAATTCACACCCGATTTGCTGCCTGCCGATGTCCTTGGAACTCAAATTTACAGCCCTAAGAACGAAACATTCTCCGTAAAGAAAGGTCCAATATTTGCCAATTTCATATTAGCCGACGAAATCAATCGTGCTCCTGCAAAAGTACAGTCTGCCTTACTAGAAGCTATGCAAGAACGACAAATAACTATTGGCGATAATACATTCAAACTTGATGAGCCGTTTCTTGTTCTAGCGACACAAAACCCTGTTGAACAAGAGGGAACTTATCCTCTTCCGGAAGCACAAGTTGATAGATTCATGCTAAAGGTAGTTATTGACTACCCTACCAAAGATGAAGAAAAGCTCATCATAAGAAATAACTTAGCTAAATCATTTCCTAAAGCGAATCAAATTCTTAATCCAAAACATATACTAAGCGCAAGAGAATTGGTGAAAGAAGTGTACATGGACGAAAAGATTGAACAATACATCGTTGACATTGTTTTCGCAACCCGTTATGCAGAAAAATTTGGTTTAGAAAAATTCCAAGACTTGATAAGTTTTGGTGCTTCGCCAAGAGCAAGCATTAGTTTAGCATCTGCAGCCAAAGCGTTTGCTTTTATCCAAAGAAGAGGCTATGTTATCCCTGAGGATATTCGCTCAATATGTCACGATGTTTTAAGGCATAGAATAGGCTTGTCATATGAGGCGGAAGCTGAAAATATTTCCAGCGAAGATATAATCACTGAAATTCTAAACACTGTTGAAATTCCATAA
- a CDS encoding BatD family protein, whose product MRIWIVYILALLPLLSIGQTLELSVSKNPVAVGEEFRIDFTLNGEGESFNPPNLNGLRKISGPNQSSSSSMQIINGKISRSKTTTYSYYVTALKEGELTIKEASITSNGKIVRSKAGVMNVTKANPKAKTNSYNIAENVFVKTSVNKNNIYQGEQIVVSYKLYSKINLTDINISSIPELNGFWKEEVETKSTAKLEVIDGVRHNVWEISRFILTPQKSGKLNVDPMNINVTVQIKKQRNRRDPFGDPFGMFGSYQNIEEEIQSKNIKINVKDLPEGAPENFNGAVGQFELKSSVDKKTADANEAINYKLTLSGNGNIHLIDNIPVNFPANFESYDPQKKDKTFNTKNGIAGKIEFEHLLIPRYKGEYSIDGVSFSYFNPRSKTYKTITTESLVINVLKGENNENAYVTSEELKNSNSKGFISIKETTELSSIDKSSFNQWLFIALMLIPLLVVIIYLIFLFIEERKNRNPILRKYRKSLTFAQKRLKKSQKHLENDEKELFFEEIEKSLWSYFSNKFNVDIADLSKETINALFDKNGVTETLKNNFMAIIEKCEFCRFAPSALETEDMKVVYEKATAVIIEVEQDLKK is encoded by the coding sequence ATGAGAATTTGGATAGTTTACATACTTGCTCTACTACCGCTTCTATCTATCGGTCAAACCCTAGAATTAAGTGTAAGCAAAAACCCTGTCGCAGTTGGCGAAGAATTTAGAATTGATTTTACCCTAAATGGTGAAGGAGAAAGCTTTAATCCACCAAATCTGAATGGCCTTAGAAAAATTAGTGGCCCCAATCAGTCTTCTAGCAGTAGTATGCAAATCATTAATGGAAAAATCAGCCGCTCCAAAACCACAACCTATTCCTATTACGTTACAGCACTAAAAGAGGGAGAACTAACGATCAAAGAAGCAAGTATTACTTCAAACGGAAAAATTGTTCGCTCTAAAGCTGGAGTTATGAATGTAACTAAAGCCAATCCAAAAGCCAAAACCAATAGTTACAACATAGCTGAAAACGTCTTTGTTAAAACATCTGTAAACAAAAACAACATATACCAAGGAGAACAAATTGTTGTTAGTTATAAGCTATATTCAAAAATCAATTTAACAGATATTAATATTTCATCTATTCCTGAACTTAATGGATTTTGGAAAGAAGAGGTAGAAACAAAGTCAACTGCTAAACTAGAGGTTATCGATGGAGTAAGGCACAACGTTTGGGAAATAAGTCGATTTATTCTAACACCACAAAAAAGTGGAAAACTGAACGTTGACCCTATGAATATCAATGTTACTGTTCAGATAAAAAAACAACGAAATAGACGAGATCCTTTCGGCGACCCTTTTGGAATGTTTGGTTCCTATCAAAATATAGAGGAAGAAATACAATCTAAAAACATTAAGATAAATGTAAAAGATTTGCCTGAAGGGGCACCAGAAAATTTTAATGGTGCGGTAGGTCAATTCGAATTAAAATCATCAGTAGACAAAAAAACTGCCGATGCAAATGAAGCAATAAACTATAAGCTTACCCTATCAGGAAATGGCAACATTCATTTGATAGATAATATTCCCGTTAATTTCCCTGCAAATTTTGAAAGTTACGATCCACAAAAAAAAGACAAAACCTTCAACACAAAAAATGGAATAGCAGGGAAAATTGAATTTGAACATTTACTAATACCAAGATACAAAGGGGAATACTCAATTGATGGTGTTAGTTTTAGTTATTTCAACCCAAGAAGCAAAACATATAAAACTATCACCACAGAATCCCTAGTGATAAATGTTTTGAAAGGAGAAAACAATGAAAATGCGTATGTAACCTCTGAAGAACTCAAAAACAGTAACTCTAAAGGTTTTATATCTATCAAAGAAACTACTGAATTGTCCTCTATCGACAAAAGTTCTTTTAACCAATGGTTATTCATAGCCCTTATGCTAATACCACTCTTAGTAGTTATTATATATCTAATATTTTTATTTATCGAGGAGAGAAAAAATAGAAATCCTATTTTAAGAAAATATCGAAAATCACTCACTTTTGCCCAAAAAAGACTCAAAAAATCTCAAAAACACCTTGAAAATGACGAAAAAGAACTGTTTTTTGAAGAAATTGAAAAATCACTTTGGAGCTATTTTTCTAATAAATTTAATGTTGATATCGCCGACCTGTCCAAAGAGACCATTAATGCTTTATTTGACAAAAATGGTGTAACCGAAACCTTAAAAAATAATTTCATGGCGATCATAGAAAAATGTGAGTTTTGTCGATTTGCACCATCAGCATTAGAGACAGAAGACATGAAAGTAGTCTACGAAAAAGCCACAGCAGTAATAATAGAAGTAGAACAAGATTTGAAAAAATGA
- a CDS encoding DUF4293 family protein, whose translation MIQRVQTIYLLFSIFFMIGITYFLPVLISIEGDAFFTYQSMYAHITILASSFLSLYSIFLFKNRKKQLLINQISKFLLSATFFILFFTKGDLLPNKGMFVFIIPYVLILLANRFIKKDEKLVQSADRIR comes from the coding sequence ATGATACAGAGAGTTCAAACCATTTATCTATTATTTTCAATATTCTTCATGATTGGAATCACTTATTTTTTACCTGTGTTAATTAGTATTGAAGGTGATGCCTTTTTTACATACCAGTCTATGTATGCACATATAACGATACTTGCGTCTTCCTTTTTGTCTTTATACTCGATTTTTCTATTTAAGAATAGAAAAAAACAACTTCTCATCAATCAGATAAGTAAGTTTTTGTTGTCTGCTACCTTTTTCATTTTGTTTTTTACTAAAGGGGATCTTTTACCTAACAAGGGGATGTTTGTTTTTATTATTCCTTATGTCCTTATTCTTTTAGCTAATCGTTTTATCAAGAAAGATGAAAAGCTAGTGCAGTCAGCCGATAGAATTCGTTAG
- a CDS encoding VWA domain-containing protein has protein sequence MWNNWTFYNPDFLYALFLVPLLWVWYYFRQKEQNAQLQISTLKGITINSWKAKGRHLLFVFRTLAITLLIIAFARPQSTLSWEDMTTEGIDIVISMDISGSMLAQDLKPDRLEASKNVAMDFISGRPNDRIGLVIFSGESFTQCPLTTDHQVLQNLFANVKSGMVEDGTAIGMGLATAVNRLKESEAISKVIILLTDGVNNQGSVAPLTAAKIAQKFGVRVYTIGVGTQGFAPYPFKTPFGTTVYQDVEVQIDEETLQNIASVTNGQYFRATSNKALESIYKEIDELERSKIEVKEYHKKKEEFFPLALLALTLLIIEFMLRHTIFRSIT, from the coding sequence ATGTGGAATAATTGGACATTCTATAACCCTGATTTTTTATATGCCCTATTTCTAGTGCCTCTATTATGGGTATGGTATTATTTTCGACAAAAAGAACAAAATGCTCAACTTCAAATTTCTACCCTAAAAGGAATAACAATCAATAGTTGGAAAGCTAAAGGACGCCACCTATTATTTGTTTTCAGAACACTTGCGATAACTCTTCTTATAATAGCATTTGCAAGGCCACAATCTACCCTATCGTGGGAAGACATGACTACTGAAGGTATTGACATTGTTATATCTATGGATATTTCTGGAAGTATGTTAGCTCAAGACTTGAAGCCAGACCGATTAGAAGCATCCAAAAATGTTGCTATGGATTTTATATCAGGACGTCCAAACGATAGGATTGGTCTTGTTATTTTTAGTGGCGAAAGCTTTACGCAATGTCCATTAACAACAGATCATCAGGTGCTACAGAATTTATTTGCCAATGTAAAAAGTGGTATGGTAGAAGACGGTACAGCAATTGGAATGGGATTAGCAACAGCCGTAAATAGATTAAAAGAAAGTGAGGCTATAAGTAAAGTTATTATCCTATTGACGGACGGAGTAAACAATCAGGGTTCAGTAGCCCCACTAACAGCAGCAAAAATTGCCCAAAAATTTGGTGTAAGAGTTTATACAATTGGTGTAGGAACACAAGGATTTGCCCCTTACCCTTTTAAAACACCATTTGGCACAACAGTTTATCAAGATGTTGAAGTACAAATTGATGAAGAAACGCTACAAAATATAGCCTCTGTGACCAATGGTCAGTATTTTAGAGCGACTTCCAACAAAGCGCTTGAATCTATTTACAAGGAGATAGATGAGCTAGAAAGATCTAAAATAGAAGTCAAAGAATATCATAAAAAGAAAGAAGAGTTTTTTCCTTTAGCCCTTTTAGCTTTAACTTTATTAATCATTGAGTTTATGCTCAGACACACTATATTTAGAAGTATAACATAA
- the rho gene encoding transcription termination factor Rho yields the protein MIDIHTLNKKLLPELKDIAKDLGVPRYQKLKKQELVYEILDVQAKQLSVEKKSEEARKQREKKQKDNPKPKQNNNNNKASGKDKNTNHRHKSANNNSNKKGYDEHEFDGIVTAEGVLEMMPDGFGFLRSSDYNYLSSPDDIYVSHSQVRLFGLKTGDTVRGTVRPPKKGEKYFPLIKVKKINGRDPNIVRDRVPFEFLTPLFPDEKFRLTDNGKSSLSTRMIDLFAPIGKGQRGLIVAQPKTGKTVLLKEVANAIAANHPEAYLMILLIDERPEEVTDMARSVNAEVIASTFDEPADRHVRIANIVLEKAKRLVECGHDVVILLDSITRLARAYNTVQPASGKILTGGVDANALQKPKRFFGAARKIENGGSLTILATALTETGSKMDEVIFEEFKGTGNMELQLDRKISNRRIYPAIDVTSSSTRREDLLLGKELTQKIWVLRNHLADMTPVESIEFMRDRLLRTETNEEFIVTMNS from the coding sequence ATGATTGATATACATACTTTAAACAAAAAGCTATTACCAGAACTTAAAGACATAGCAAAAGACTTAGGCGTACCTCGCTACCAAAAATTAAAAAAACAAGAACTTGTATATGAAATACTAGATGTACAAGCCAAGCAACTTTCCGTAGAAAAGAAATCTGAAGAAGCTAGAAAGCAGAGAGAAAAAAAGCAGAAAGATAATCCAAAACCAAAGCAGAACAACAATAACAACAAAGCAAGCGGTAAGGATAAAAATACTAACCATCGCCATAAGTCAGCAAATAACAACTCTAACAAAAAAGGATATGACGAACATGAATTTGATGGAATTGTTACTGCTGAAGGTGTTTTAGAAATGATGCCTGACGGTTTTGGATTTCTCCGCTCATCAGACTATAATTATCTAAGTTCACCTGATGACATATATGTATCTCATTCACAAGTAAGGTTATTTGGATTAAAAACAGGTGACACCGTGAGAGGAACCGTACGGCCACCTAAAAAAGGCGAAAAATATTTTCCGCTAATAAAAGTGAAAAAAATAAATGGTAGAGACCCTAACATTGTTAGAGACAGAGTACCTTTTGAATTCCTTACTCCATTGTTTCCTGACGAGAAATTTCGTCTAACAGACAATGGTAAAAGTTCTCTATCTACTAGAATGATTGATTTATTCGCACCTATTGGAAAAGGACAAAGAGGATTGATTGTTGCTCAGCCCAAAACAGGTAAAACCGTTCTTCTTAAGGAAGTCGCTAACGCTATTGCAGCGAATCATCCAGAGGCATATTTAATGATATTGCTTATTGATGAAAGACCTGAAGAGGTTACAGATATGGCAAGAAGCGTAAACGCTGAAGTTATTGCCTCTACCTTTGACGAACCTGCTGATAGACACGTTAGAATAGCTAATATAGTTCTAGAAAAAGCTAAAAGATTAGTTGAATGTGGCCACGATGTAGTTATATTACTTGACTCCATTACACGTCTAGCTAGAGCCTATAATACTGTACAACCTGCATCGGGTAAAATTTTAACTGGTGGTGTTGATGCTAACGCATTGCAAAAACCAAAACGATTTTTTGGTGCAGCAAGGAAAATAGAAAACGGTGGTTCGCTCACCATACTGGCTACAGCATTGACTGAAACAGGTAGTAAAATGGACGAAGTTATCTTCGAAGAGTTTAAAGGAACAGGTAATATGGAACTTCAATTGGATAGAAAAATATCTAACAGAAGAATATACCCTGCTATTGATGTTACATCGTCTAGCACACGTAGAGAAGACCTTCTACTAGGAAAAGAATTAACTCAGAAAATTTGGGTCTTAAGAAACCACCTCGCAGATATGACTCCAGTGGAGTCTATTGAATTTATGAGAGACAGGCTACTAAGAACCGAAACAAATGAAGAGTTCATAGTCACTATGAATAGCTAA
- a CDS encoding tetratricopeptide repeat protein: MKIRLTLFVILLSAINLFAQHPNSKIRKGNTAYQDSAYSDAEQLYREALMKNQNSYEASFNMADAIYKQERYSEANSLFKALSEKTKDKTKKSSNYHNLGNSLLKEQKIDEAIEAYKNALRNNPSDIDTKHNLAYAMRMKNQSQKQEEEEEKKEKDNKEEEKKEEEQDKGENQEEKGDQSEEEKKEEPKQPKDPNEMTEEEAQQILDALQQQEKELQEDLQKKKQKGVKLKILKDW; the protein is encoded by the coding sequence ATGAAAATTAGACTCACATTATTTGTTATTCTATTGAGCGCCATTAACTTATTTGCTCAACATCCTAATAGCAAAATACGAAAAGGAAATACCGCCTATCAAGATAGTGCATACAGTGATGCTGAACAATTGTATAGAGAAGCTCTAATGAAAAATCAAAATTCTTACGAAGCATCTTTTAATATGGCAGATGCTATATACAAACAAGAGAGATATAGTGAAGCTAATTCATTGTTCAAAGCCTTATCAGAAAAAACTAAAGACAAAACAAAAAAGTCGTCAAACTATCACAACTTGGGCAATTCTCTTCTAAAAGAACAAAAAATAGACGAAGCCATTGAAGCCTATAAAAATGCACTTAGAAACAACCCTAGTGATATAGATACAAAACACAATTTGGCTTACGCTATGCGAATGAAAAACCAAAGTCAAAAGCAAGAAGAAGAGGAAGAGAAAAAAGAAAAAGACAACAAAGAAGAAGAAAAAAAGGAAGAAGAACAAGATAAAGGGGAAAACCAAGAAGAAAAAGGAGATCAATCAGAAGAAGAGAAAAAAGAAGAGCCTAAGCAACCAAAAGACCCCAATGAAATGACTGAGGAAGAAGCTCAACAAATTTTGGACGCCCTACAACAACAAGAAAAAGAACTTCAAGAAGATTTGCAAAAAAAGAAACAAAAAGGAGTTAAACTAAAAATCTTAAAAGATTGGTAG
- a CDS encoding VWA domain-containing protein, which yields MLRYENSEWLFLLVLIPIIILVFIFSVRWRKKAIGVFGQLKLVYKLMPMASELKLRTKFILFSIAITALIIGIANPQIGSKMEEVKREGVDLMIAIDLSNSMLAEDLQPNRLMRAKQSISKLIDRLDGDRIGLIVFAGDAFVQLPITTDYSAAKLFLSTINTSIVPTQGTAIGKAIGLSIKSFDLKNDQSKAIIVITDGENHEDDAIKKAEEAEELGIFVHTIGMGSAEGGPIPIKNRYGSVTSYQKDKEGNTIITVLNEEMLKQIAQAGGGSYIRANSTQSGLNALFKEINKMEKKEIGSKVFTDYKDRFQWFIGLNIILLIIEIMIKGRKNKWSSKINLFEEDEN from the coding sequence ATGTTGAGATATGAAAATAGCGAATGGTTATTTTTATTGGTTTTAATACCAATAATCATACTAGTATTTATCTTTTCAGTAAGATGGAGAAAAAAAGCCATTGGAGTTTTTGGCCAATTAAAGTTGGTCTACAAACTTATGCCTATGGCATCGGAGCTCAAATTAAGAACAAAGTTTATTTTATTCTCAATAGCCATTACAGCATTAATCATAGGTATTGCCAATCCACAGATAGGCTCAAAAATGGAAGAGGTAAAAAGAGAGGGGGTTGACCTAATGATTGCTATTGATTTATCCAATAGCATGTTAGCAGAAGACCTTCAACCTAACCGATTGATGAGAGCAAAGCAATCTATTTCAAAACTCATTGACCGATTAGATGGTGACAGAATAGGACTAATTGTTTTTGCAGGAGATGCCTTCGTTCAACTACCAATAACTACCGATTACTCAGCCGCAAAATTATTTTTATCTACTATTAATACAAGTATCGTTCCAACTCAAGGAACAGCCATTGGCAAAGCTATTGGGCTATCTATTAAAAGTTTTGATTTAAAAAATGATCAAAGCAAAGCTATAATCGTTATTACCGATGGAGAAAATCACGAAGACGACGCTATAAAAAAAGCAGAAGAAGCAGAAGAGTTAGGTATATTTGTACATACTATAGGAATGGGTTCTGCTGAAGGGGGTCCAATACCAATAAAAAATAGGTATGGAAGCGTAACATCTTACCAAAAAGATAAAGAAGGAAATACCATAATAACCGTCTTAAACGAAGAAATGCTAAAACAGATAGCACAAGCTGGTGGCGGCTCTTATATTCGTGCTAATTCCACACAAAGCGGTTTGAACGCATTATTTAAAGAAATTAATAAAATGGAGAAAAAAGAAATTGGCTCTAAAGTATTCACAGATTACAAAGACCGATTTCAATGGTTTATTGGACTTAATATTATTCTATTGATAATAGAAATTATGATAAAAGGAAGAAAAAATAAATGGAGTAGTAAAATTAATTTGTTTGAAGAAGATGAAAATTAG
- a CDS encoding DUF58 domain-containing protein, giving the protein METSELLKKVRKIELKTKGLSNHIFAGEYHTAFKGKGMAFSEVREYQPGDDIRTIDWNVTARFNNPFIKVFEEEREMTVILMIDVSGSKNFGTQYQMKQELVTELSAVLAFSAIQNNDKIGVIFFSDKVEKFIPPKKGKSHILRIIRELIAFEPENKGTNIGEALRYFNNVIKKRSVCFVISDFIASDFDAPLKIANKKHDLVAIRIHDLREEELPNVGLVQMRDAETDQIKWIDTSHKGIRDSYHKNYLENEKTINQLFRTSGVDTIQLRTDKDYIKPLIQFFKRRGK; this is encoded by the coding sequence ATGGAGACCAGCGAATTACTAAAAAAAGTTCGGAAAATTGAATTGAAGACTAAAGGTCTTTCCAACCACATATTTGCCGGTGAATACCATACAGCATTTAAGGGAAAAGGAATGGCTTTTAGTGAGGTTAGAGAATATCAGCCAGGCGATGATATTCGAACCATAGACTGGAATGTAACAGCTCGTTTCAACAACCCATTCATTAAGGTGTTTGAAGAGGAAAGAGAAATGACTGTAATACTAATGATTGATGTCAGTGGCTCTAAAAATTTCGGAACACAATACCAGATGAAACAAGAGTTAGTGACAGAGTTATCTGCTGTCCTTGCCTTTTCTGCTATACAAAACAACGACAAAATCGGTGTGATTTTCTTCAGTGATAAGGTTGAAAAATTTATTCCTCCTAAAAAAGGAAAGTCACATATATTAAGGATTATAAGAGAGTTGATTGCTTTTGAACCTGAAAATAAAGGCACAAATATTGGCGAGGCTTTACGCTATTTCAATAATGTTATTAAAAAGCGAAGTGTATGTTTTGTTATTTCCGATTTTATTGCAAGCGACTTCGACGCTCCACTCAAAATAGCCAATAAAAAACACGACTTGGTAGCTATTAGGATTCATGATTTAAGAGAAGAAGAATTGCCAAATGTAGGTCTAGTTCAAATGAGAGATGCCGAAACTGATCAGATAAAATGGATTGACACAAGTCATAAAGGAATAAGAGATTCATACCATAAGAATTATTTAGAAAACGAGAAGACTATAAATCAACTCTTTAGAACGAGCGGTGTGGATACTATCCAATTACGTACTGATAAAGATTATATAAAACCTTTAATTCAATTTTTTAAACGAAGAGGTAAATGA
- a CDS encoding BatD family protein has protein sequence MRKLFILFLIPTALFAQISVKVDSTNILIGDQINYSIQANVLSGDSLPHYTDTIGSLEIVSKSFIDSVKTNDGWQLTQDYVLTAWDSGVYIIPSIQFKNFISDSFTIYVNTIELAEDAELKDIKAPIHTPISFDELSPYLLALLILALIIFLIRWYLKNRKKSPKEVIIAKKAILPYELALNDLEKLNTKKLWQSGNVKEYYSELSEIIRTYIENGIGTPAMEIPTHDILFQLQQKRIDTTKLKKVLTRADLAKFAKARPLEIENEESLKIGYDFIHQTKPQKQEVDDVE, from the coding sequence ATGAGAAAGCTATTTATACTTTTTTTAATACCCACTGCCTTATTCGCACAGATTAGTGTCAAAGTTGACAGTACAAATATTCTTATTGGCGATCAAATTAATTACAGCATTCAAGCCAACGTTTTAAGTGGTGATAGTCTGCCACATTATACAGATACAATAGGCTCTTTAGAAATTGTTTCGAAATCATTTATTGACAGTGTAAAAACCAACGACGGCTGGCAACTTACCCAAGACTACGTACTAACGGCTTGGGACAGTGGTGTCTATATTATACCTTCCATTCAATTCAAAAATTTTATTAGCGATTCCTTTACTATTTATGTTAATACTATTGAATTAGCTGAAGATGCTGAGCTGAAAGATATCAAAGCCCCTATTCACACCCCGATTTCATTTGACGAACTAAGCCCTTATTTGTTAGCTTTACTTATTCTTGCATTAATCATATTCCTTATTAGATGGTATCTCAAAAACAGAAAAAAGTCACCTAAAGAGGTTATCATTGCTAAAAAAGCAATCCTACCTTACGAACTTGCTCTTAATGATTTGGAAAAACTAAATACTAAAAAATTATGGCAAAGCGGTAATGTGAAGGAATATTACAGTGAGTTGTCTGAAATAATTAGAACATATATAGAAAATGGAATTGGAACACCTGCTATGGAGATTCCTACCCACGATATCCTTTTTCAATTACAACAAAAAAGAATAGATACTACTAAGCTTAAAAAAGTATTAACTAGAGCAGATTTAGCGAAATTCGCTAAGGCAAGGCCTTTGGAAATAGAAAATGAAGAGAGTCTTAAAATTGGATACGACTTTATTCACCAAACCAAACCTCAAAAACAAGAAGTCGATGATGTGGAATAA